gtgTGTTCAGGACATAAACTGCTTTTGGAGATCAGTAATCTGGAGTTTAACCAAGAGACGATGCAAAGCATGATTAATGATAGTAAGTAGCACACGAATACATATGCAGACAACCCAAACTAATGTAAATCTACTGCATAtcttaatatatgtgtgtgtttgtctagTGTCCAATTCAGCGCAGGCACTCCGTGACAGAGTTTCAGATCTGAAATGCCAGATTAACAAGATAAGGAACAACAGTAAGTGAGGCTATAGTAGTGTGTCCTCATGTCTCGTGCAGAATGTGACACATCTGTGTATGTTCAGACACGCAGGAGCTGTGCTGTCCTGATGGATGGCTTCTCTTCTCCTCACACTGTTATTTATTCTCTGATGACGGGATGCCATGGGATGCGGCCAGAGACGAGTGTAAGAAGAAGAGATCAGAGTTGCTCGTCTTAAAAAGCCAACAGGAGAAGGTCAGAGCTGATCCGTACTGTACAACTTAACCAAAAAACAACTAAAccaacacaaataaacacaccaAACGTAACCAGCAGCACCAGCCACAGAACTACACCAAAAGAACTACTCAATACAACTAAGCCAACACAACTTAACCAGAACAAATAAACCAATACAACTAAACCAACACAACTTAACCAGAACAACTAAACCAACAGAACTACTCAACACAACTAAGCCAACACAAATTAACCAGAACAAATAAACCAATACAACTAAACCAGCAGAACTAAACTAGCACAGCTTAACCAGAACATCTAAACCAACAGAGCTACTCAACACAACTAAACCAACACAACTTAACCAGAACAACTAAACCAAAACAACTCAATCAAAACAACTAAACTAACACAAACCAAACCAACCAAGACAAATAAATCAacacaactaaacaaaaacaaatacactaaaacaacaaaaccagCACAACTAAACCAACATAAATAAACCAACAAAGCTAAATTTAAACAACTAAACCAGCACACTTAACCAAAACAAATTAATGAAAACAACTAAACCAACACAACTAAACTACTGTAACAGCATCAACAACACAAGTAAACcagcagaaataaatgaaaacaaccGACACAAATCAAAACAACTAAACCATCAAACTAACCCACCATCACCAAACACACAACTAAACACAACTTCCTGgagtctttagccattttcaaaaaacatctaaagacacatctttttcgCCATCACCTCACCAATTAGTACTAGCACTTACCTATTCGTTTCGTTTCGTTTCGgtctaatttataaaaaaaaaaaaccttgctatgtgcACTGTGCtagactaactgagacttgtcacagcacttgtATATTGTTGCTCTCTCGCTGCTCTGATTGCTTGTAagctgctttggataaaagcgtctgctaaaagactaaatgtaaatgtagagcAGCATGTTTATtagtaattgtgtgtgtgttcagagttTCGTGGTCAGTAATACCATGCCTCTGTACTACTGGTTGGGTTTGACTGACGGCCGCACCGGTGAGTGGGAGTGGCTGGATGGGACGCCGTACACGATCATCAGGAGGTGAGTGTGTGTCCACTGTCAGGAGCCTCGTTCACACTCCAGCGTtcatcatgtgtgtgtgtgtgtgtgtgtgtgtgcagtgaatGGATGCCCGGTCAGCCGGATGACTGGAAGGCTCACGGTTTGGGAGGTGGTGAAGACTGTGCTCACTTTCATCACAATGGACGCTATAATGATGACCACTGCTCTCGCCGCTACCGCTACATCTGCAAAGCTCACGCCTCCTCTATCTGAGACCTTCAAAGCATCGACACTTCACAACAAAACTACATCCAACCAACAAACAACATCAGTGTGAATATAAACactaataatgtttaatatttcaaGGTTTCTGATtcttatatttactgtatataagcaacaaaaactattcatttatgtttcatttttattttctattgatTTTGGAGGCATGGCAAGGTATTTTAGTTTAGGcatgttttagtttagtttctcACATTACTGTGCTACAAAAAATGTTGCTCTGGATGAAAACAACCGCTAAACGAATAAATCTAACACTGTATTTTGATGCTACTGCCATGCTTAAAAATGAACTTTAACTGAAAGTGTCCTTAACCTC
This sequence is a window from Onychostoma macrolepis isolate SWU-2019 chromosome 23, ASM1243209v1, whole genome shotgun sequence. Protein-coding genes within it:
- the asgr1a gene encoding asialoglycoprotein receptor 1; the encoded protein is MRAVTSESGSGNEYTDELENPDASDDTEFWRKDSSVRRILAAPSGGRWRWQVFAAISVTALILLLLIITVSVSHVKFDRKFSTTEMNIQNLTQTLVSVITRTRDLEEHGHKLLLEISNLEFNQETMQSMINDMSNSAQALRDRVSDLKCQINKIRNNNTQELCCPDGWLLFSSHCYLFSDDGMPWDAARDECKKKRSELLVLKSQQEKSFVVSNTMPLYYWLGLTDGRTGEWEWLDGTPYTIIRSEWMPGQPDDWKAHGLGGGEDCAHFHHNGRYNDDHCSRRYRYICKAHASSI